In Pigmentibacter ruber, a genomic segment contains:
- a CDS encoding ABC1 kinase family protein has translation MPSSILQKIRNVGRLTHIVNILARYGFKREIQRTELSDLLQQNISQEPNSSPSNLNQNYTRAKRLALAFEELGPTFIKLAQLLSAREDLLPKSYIEEFKRLCDNVKPIPKETVEKILATELSEKLMSEIESFDFEPIGSASIGQVHRAILKNGSHVVFKIQRPEVESIITNDLAILMTIASLLETAFPELKILKPTVIVSELRRSLFNELDYTKEAANTERMRHLFKENLKIHIPIIYYTFCTPKILCMSEVFGIKLTDTNSLKNPDELIKIGVETFLDMTFQYGIFHGDLHPGNLIQMQDGKLGIIDFGLTVRLKQSLRNTLAFMFYSLAKHDIETCARLFIELTEKEDLSISSQLESEIIEILDNIISVPLHELQLGKTLMRIARVAASKNVPLERDLILFFRALIALESFARSVQPKFQFIEFANEYYEKNSFLQFDKQWLERNLGLALHDSSAFLKDLPITLRILAKKLQAGSLSFQFKSEDIIFLTRELDRASNRLSLAILLGSIVLGSSIATYGKQGKLYDFLATFGLIGFGTAVILGLWLIIGIIRSGRFK, from the coding sequence ATGCCATCAAGTATTTTACAAAAAATCAGAAATGTGGGAAGGTTGACCCATATTGTAAATATTCTGGCACGTTACGGATTTAAAAGAGAAATTCAACGCACTGAACTAAGTGATCTTTTACAACAAAATATTTCACAAGAACCAAATTCATCACCCTCTAATCTTAATCAAAACTATACAAGAGCCAAAAGATTAGCATTAGCATTTGAAGAATTGGGCCCCACATTTATAAAACTCGCCCAACTCTTATCTGCTAGAGAAGATTTATTACCAAAAAGTTATATTGAAGAATTTAAAAGACTTTGTGACAATGTAAAACCAATTCCTAAAGAAACAGTTGAAAAAATATTGGCTACCGAGCTTTCAGAAAAGCTAATGAGTGAAATTGAATCTTTTGATTTTGAACCAATTGGTTCTGCAAGTATTGGTCAAGTACACAGGGCAATCTTAAAAAATGGTTCGCATGTTGTTTTTAAGATCCAACGCCCAGAAGTTGAATCTATTATAACAAATGATCTTGCTATTTTAATGACTATAGCTTCACTTTTGGAAACAGCCTTTCCTGAATTAAAAATCTTAAAACCTACAGTAATTGTTTCTGAACTAAGAAGGTCTTTATTTAATGAACTCGACTACACAAAAGAAGCTGCAAATACTGAACGAATGCGGCATTTATTCAAAGAAAACTTAAAAATTCATATTCCAATAATTTATTATACCTTTTGTACTCCCAAAATTTTATGCATGTCTGAAGTTTTTGGGATTAAATTAACAGATACAAACTCACTAAAAAATCCTGATGAATTAATTAAAATTGGTGTTGAAACTTTTTTAGATATGACATTCCAATATGGTATTTTTCATGGAGATCTGCATCCTGGTAATTTAATTCAAATGCAAGATGGAAAATTAGGTATCATTGATTTTGGATTAACTGTTCGTTTAAAGCAAAGCTTAAGAAATACTTTAGCATTTATGTTTTATTCATTAGCAAAACATGACATAGAAACTTGCGCTAGATTATTTATAGAACTTACAGAGAAGGAAGATCTCTCCATAAGCAGCCAATTAGAATCAGAAATTATTGAAATTTTAGATAATATTATTTCTGTCCCTCTCCACGAATTGCAATTAGGTAAAACTTTAATGCGCATAGCAAGAGTTGCTGCTAGCAAAAATGTACCACTTGAGAGAGACTTAATTCTTTTTTTTCGAGCTTTAATTGCTTTAGAAAGTTTTGCGCGAAGTGTTCAACCAAAATTTCAATTCATTGAATTTGCAAATGAGTATTATGAAAAAAACTCATTTTTGCAATTTGACAAACAATGGCTAGAAAGAAATTTAGGGCTAGCTTTGCATGATTCCAGTGCATTTTTAAAAGATCTTCCAATTACCCTTAGAATCCTTGCAAAAAAGTTGCAAGCCGGTTCTCTATCCTTTCAGTTTAAATCAGAAGATATTATATTTCTAACTAGAGAATTAGATAGAGCATCAAATAGATTAAGTCTTGCTATACTTTTAGGATCTATAGTTCTAGGAAGTAGTATTGCTACTTATGGAAAACAAGGTAAACTCTATGACTTCTTAGCTACCTTTGGTCTGATTGGATTTGGTACTGCTGTGATTCTTGGTTTGTGGCTTATTATTGGAATTATTCGTTCAGGAAGATTTAAGTAA
- a CDS encoding type VI secretion system baseplate subunit TssF, translated as MLEQTENEYIENELMYLYEKIQNYSKLFPDIASKLRFSLNGSDDPHIQLMLESFAILTSKLQKQIDNSTYPITANILDNLHHSGNKPIPAQNILKFELDETQISTLTNGVNIPKNTIFYRKFGSEFCKFMTETEITLLPLEIKTITNEKDLENSKKINLSISIIPMRGRQKAININSLKFYLNAPKYSRAHFLDLLFNNKTEIFLKDKKRNIKFRVPANNIILPAFKEYTNNTEYYKNFHDAVKIIRDFFSFKEKLYYIEIYHEELKNITGEFEIILSYEKNQEREFSLKKNYILFNTVPIINLYRKTSEPLIFDEKKTQYFVYSNYSLKNFETIFAVNNVYYANKENEEILPISSYLPNEIMCTTFYEIKRDLLNPSQLLFNFIQPINNSNNNIPVFCNLFVTNGKYAEQIFENDLFETDFACPVKKIYALKNSSSFIGINTNNNLQWSLLNLYQTNSLPLFDETFFLKKLKKIIDLYNLNTPENYQEINAFFNSIKKVTINKKLINKTRRMLDGMVDSFEFNFTLDNDNSKLESYCIFGEFLLFIIKSYLPINNEATIIIKKENKIEQYYRKTTL; from the coding sequence ATGCTTGAACAAACTGAAAATGAATACATAGAAAACGAATTAATGTATTTGTATGAAAAAATTCAAAATTACTCTAAACTATTTCCTGATATAGCTTCAAAACTAAGATTTTCATTAAATGGAAGCGATGACCCTCATATCCAACTTATGCTTGAATCATTTGCTATCCTCACGAGTAAATTACAAAAACAAATAGATAATAGTACTTATCCGATAACAGCAAATATTTTAGATAATCTGCATCATTCAGGAAATAAGCCTATTCCTGCGCAAAACATATTAAAATTTGAATTAGATGAAACACAGATTAGTACCTTAACAAATGGTGTAAATATACCAAAAAACACTATTTTTTATCGAAAATTTGGTAGCGAATTTTGCAAATTTATGACAGAAACAGAAATTACACTTCTACCTCTAGAAATTAAAACTATTACAAATGAAAAGGATTTGGAAAATAGCAAAAAAATAAATTTAAGCATATCAATTATTCCAATGCGAGGAAGACAAAAAGCTATAAATATTAATAGTTTAAAATTCTATTTAAATGCTCCAAAATATTCACGTGCACATTTTTTAGATCTTTTATTTAATAATAAAACAGAAATTTTCTTAAAAGATAAGAAAAGAAATATTAAATTTAGAGTCCCTGCAAATAACATTATACTCCCTGCATTTAAAGAATATACTAATAATACTGAATATTATAAAAATTTTCACGATGCGGTTAAAATAATACGCGATTTCTTTTCTTTCAAAGAAAAACTTTACTATATTGAAATATATCATGAAGAATTAAAAAACATTACTGGAGAATTTGAAATTATTTTATCCTACGAAAAAAACCAAGAAAGAGAATTTTCATTAAAGAAAAATTATATTCTTTTTAATACAGTACCAATTATAAATTTGTATAGAAAAACGAGTGAACCATTAATTTTTGATGAAAAGAAAACTCAATATTTTGTTTACTCAAACTATAGTTTGAAAAATTTTGAAACTATATTCGCTGTAAATAATGTTTACTATGCAAATAAAGAAAATGAAGAAATTCTCCCAATTAGTTCATATCTACCAAACGAAATAATGTGCACTACTTTTTATGAAATTAAACGAGATTTATTAAATCCATCTCAATTACTATTCAATTTTATACAACCAATTAACAACAGCAATAATAATATTCCGGTATTTTGTAATTTATTTGTAACTAATGGAAAATATGCAGAGCAAATATTCGAAAATGACTTATTTGAAACAGACTTTGCATGCCCTGTAAAGAAAATTTATGCCTTGAAAAATAGTAGTTCTTTTATTGGAATAAATACAAATAATAATCTTCAATGGAGCTTATTAAACCTATACCAAACCAACAGTCTTCCACTTTTTGATGAAACATTTTTCCTAAAAAAATTAAAAAAAATAATTGATTTATACAATCTAAATACACCCGAAAATTATCAAGAAATAAATGCATTTTTCAACAGTATAAAAAAAGTGACTATAAATAAAAAATTGATTAACAAAACAAGACGAATGCTTGATGGCATGGTTGATTCATTTGAATTTAATTTTACTTTAGACAATGATAATTCCAAGTTAGAAAGTTATTGTATATTTGGAGAATTTTTACTTTTTATTATTAAATCTTATTTACCAATAAATAATGAAGCTACAATAATCATAAAAAAAGAAAATAAAATAGAACAATATTACAGAAAAACCACATTATGA
- the tssK gene encoding type VI secretion system baseplate subunit TssK, whose translation MNFHQVPEMIQWHEGMPLLPHHFQQLNLRYESLVNNYFSFLDINKYGIIKLEIDQIELIRNVYSINYVEAIMQDGLYVKSGKSEKEKLTFNLPDPSSDKQKISLFLCVPKLSEKNYVLGHYPRYLSSTIHQVEDLNTLSDPIQISSLTPNLFIASENELNPQLNKIKLCDLLVLNGTWQFKDYIPAQIFLEKSSYLYKKCLDITQKTRIKANIISDNLNNIENKYSQINESFLFLISLNQILPLFEFYLSCERVTPFQLYELLLKLLGALSQLNDNFIAQSPITYDHQNLLYTFEKNFELINQLLEKSISDKYHSISFQEIGYKYVLDIPYSKLNSVIYIGIKKSIGDSESNITDWLSNAIICDESKLDIFIRNRVLGYKRNKMEKVQNIVPARGVTIFELVLDNFTNENFKLCIFNDNKNILKPEEIFFYQKK comes from the coding sequence ATGAATTTTCATCAAGTACCTGAAATGATTCAGTGGCATGAGGGAATGCCTTTGTTACCACATCACTTTCAGCAATTAAATCTTCGATACGAGTCATTGGTTAATAATTATTTTAGTTTTTTAGATATAAATAAATATGGAATTATTAAACTTGAAATTGATCAAATTGAATTAATTAGAAATGTTTATAGTATTAATTATGTTGAAGCTATTATGCAAGATGGTTTGTATGTCAAATCAGGGAAAAGCGAAAAAGAAAAATTAACATTTAATTTACCTGATCCTTCATCTGATAAACAAAAAATCAGCCTGTTTTTATGTGTACCAAAATTGTCTGAAAAAAACTATGTTTTAGGCCATTATCCAAGGTATTTATCTTCAACAATTCATCAAGTTGAAGATCTAAATACCTTATCTGACCCAATACAAATTTCAAGTTTGACACCAAATCTTTTTATAGCTTCAGAGAACGAATTAAATCCACAATTAAATAAAATTAAACTTTGTGATTTATTGGTTCTAAATGGTACATGGCAATTTAAAGATTACATTCCAGCACAAATTTTCCTTGAAAAATCTTCATATTTGTATAAAAAATGTCTTGATATTACGCAAAAAACAAGAATAAAAGCAAATATTATTTCGGATAATTTGAATAACATTGAAAACAAATATAGTCAAATTAATGAAAGTTTTTTATTTTTAATATCACTAAATCAAATACTTCCACTATTTGAGTTTTATTTGTCTTGTGAAAGAGTAACACCTTTTCAGTTATATGAACTTCTTTTAAAACTGCTTGGTGCATTAAGCCAATTAAATGATAATTTTATTGCACAATCTCCAATTACTTATGACCATCAAAATTTACTATATACCTTTGAAAAAAACTTTGAACTAATAAATCAGCTGTTAGAAAAAAGTATTAGCGATAAATACCATTCTATTTCTTTTCAAGAAATTGGTTATAAATATGTACTTGATATTCCATATTCTAAATTAAATTCAGTAATTTATATTGGAATTAAAAAGTCAATAGGAGATAGTGAAAGTAATATAACAGATTGGCTCTCAAATGCAATTATTTGTGATGAAAGTAAATTAGATATTTTCATAAGAAATAGAGTTCTTGGTTACAAAAGAAATAAAATGGAGAAAGTACAAAATATTGTCCCAGCAAGGGGAGTTACTATATTTGAGTTAGTTTTAGACAACTTTACAAATGAAAATTTTAAGCTTTGTATTTTTAATGATAATAAAAATATTTTAAAACCTGAAGAAATTTTCTTTTACCAAAAAAAGTAG
- a CDS encoding GPW/gp25 family protein translates to MGQVIEALFFEKFYPSHMEEKGDEIWKITKRKNNLLNSIVSNIYYILNTKSCLTVEEFLEKKLTVLDFGIPDLSQYISAYFVDTKTISECIIHALKYYEKRIESVQINVKDEQFKKVIYILGKVKDLDGVNEILAFKAIAGNA, encoded by the coding sequence ATGGGTCAAGTAATAGAAGCTCTTTTTTTTGAAAAATTTTATCCCAGTCATATGGAAGAAAAAGGCGATGAAATTTGGAAAATAACAAAGCGAAAGAACAATTTGCTTAATTCTATTGTTTCTAACATTTATTATATTTTGAATACAAAATCATGTTTAACTGTTGAAGAATTTTTAGAAAAAAAGTTAACTGTATTAGATTTTGGAATACCTGATTTATCTCAATATATATCAGCATATTTTGTGGATACAAAAACAATATCTGAATGTATTATTCATGCTCTAAAGTATTATGAAAAAAGAATTGAGAGTGTTCAAATTAATGTTAAAGATGAACAATTTAAAAAAGTGATTTATATTTTAGGGAAAGTAAAAGATTTAGATGGAGTAAATGAAATTCTAGCATTTAAAGCTATTGCAGGAAATGCTTAA
- a CDS encoding type VI secretion system baseplate subunit TssG has product MSKISKKQKELLKTISTKYELIPLINYLSKNFKIQNNNLTYLINYSFSNTLNTIHEISISNENNLYIKVNANNFLGMKGILPDYLLEIANYSKNNSFKEFFNIFFNKIFHQYLEIIRNRFILQNRELYFEIFHSLNLRASNNSNYFKFISLINNDFQSNTSLKIILENLTTLQVSIENNKGKFYEIPIQLQAKLLSSTRLGENSYLGECKIIPSRKIDIIFHLDKEDKIEEAIKLITSNKIINLINVYTNKKIGYDLYLIFNSNKPLILKKEKNNLGINTYLNNTHSKGNKIKLKVFRMREDEY; this is encoded by the coding sequence ATGAGTAAAATATCAAAAAAGCAAAAAGAATTATTAAAAACAATTTCCACTAAATATGAGTTAATTCCTCTAATAAATTACTTAAGCAAGAACTTCAAGATACAAAACAACAACTTAACATATCTAATTAATTATTCATTCTCAAATACACTAAATACAATCCATGAAATATCTATATCAAATGAAAATAATTTATATATCAAAGTAAATGCAAATAATTTTCTCGGAATGAAAGGAATATTACCTGATTATTTACTAGAAATTGCCAATTATAGTAAAAATAATTCTTTTAAAGAGTTTTTTAATATTTTTTTTAATAAGATATTTCACCAATATTTAGAAATCATTAGAAATAGATTTATTCTTCAAAATAGAGAACTTTATTTTGAGATCTTTCATAGTCTTAATTTAAGAGCTTCAAATAACTCAAACTATTTTAAATTTATTTCTCTTATCAATAATGATTTTCAATCAAATACATCTTTGAAAATAATACTTGAAAATCTGACAACATTACAAGTTAGTATTGAAAATAATAAAGGTAAATTTTATGAAATTCCAATTCAATTACAAGCAAAATTACTTTCTTCTACTAGATTAGGAGAAAACTCTTATCTAGGAGAGTGTAAAATAATTCCATCTAGAAAAATAGATATTATTTTTCATTTAGATAAAGAAGATAAAATTGAAGAAGCTATAAAACTTATTACTAGCAATAAAATAATAAATTTAATTAACGTTTATACAAACAAAAAAATTGGATATGATTTATATTTAATTTTTAACAGTAATAAGCCATTGATACTTAAAAAAGAAAAAAACAACCTTGGAATTAATACATATTTAAATAATACACATTCAAAGGGTAATAAAATAAAATTGAAAGTATTTAGGATGAGAGAAGATGAATATTAA
- the tssB gene encoding type VI secretion system contractile sheath small subunit, protein MASESTQHKISRIRRPRVQITYDLEIGDAREKKELPLVVGVIADLQGHSTPTNTLKERKFVDIEKANFDLVMSKISPALTLSVANKLKGTEGEKREFNLKFESIDDFKPGNLVKNVDCLNELLDKRKSLLDLISKVDTNDKLHLLLLEAAKDSNKAKSLIESKETPPETKN, encoded by the coding sequence ATGGCTTCAGAAAGTACACAGCATAAAATATCCCGAATTAGAAGACCACGAGTACAAATCACCTATGATTTAGAAATAGGTGATGCTCGTGAAAAAAAAGAGCTCCCATTAGTAGTTGGGGTTATCGCTGATTTACAAGGACATAGCACTCCAACTAATACACTTAAAGAAAGAAAATTTGTAGATATTGAAAAAGCAAACTTCGATTTAGTCATGTCTAAAATTTCACCCGCATTAACTCTTTCTGTAGCAAATAAATTAAAAGGTACTGAAGGTGAAAAAAGAGAATTCAATTTAAAATTTGAGTCGATTGATGATTTTAAACCAGGAAATTTAGTAAAAAATGTAGATTGTTTAAATGAGCTTTTGGATAAAAGAAAAAGTCTTTTAGATTTAATTAGCAAAGTTGACACTAATGACAAGTTGCATTTGTTATTACTTGAAGCAGCAAAAGATTCAAATAAAGCAAAGTCACTCATTGAATCTAAAGAAACCCCACCAGAAACAAAAAATTAA
- a CDS encoding type VI secretion system tube protein Hcp, producing the protein MKFYDRDYYVVHFEGGTLPIKGDFQGKNYEDSVEILEFSKPISDEKQSSPSKPDPEAMVGPIEITLKLDDGASRKKIHNDFIKCVGGNYDHYTKVKVSKICKLNDAYSFKLELELENVKIHGYESGMRHGTFILHFTNGKMTEAEISDQGKHGGNLDSFLIKCTDPPVGSAGV; encoded by the coding sequence ATGAAGTTTTATGATCGAGACTACTATGTTGTTCATTTTGAAGGCGGAACTTTGCCAATAAAAGGTGATTTCCAAGGAAAAAATTATGAAGATTCTGTAGAAATACTTGAATTTAGCAAACCTATTTCTGATGAAAAACAAAGTTCGCCTTCTAAACCTGATCCTGAAGCTATGGTTGGACCAATTGAAATTACCTTAAAGCTAGATGATGGAGCATCAAGAAAAAAGATTCACAATGATTTTATCAAATGCGTAGGTGGAAATTATGACCATTATACAAAAGTTAAAGTTTCAAAAATTTGTAAATTAAATGATGCTTACAGCTTTAAACTTGAACTAGAATTAGAAAATGTAAAAATTCATGGCTATGAATCAGGAATGCGGCATGGAACATTCATTTTACATTTTACAAATGGCAAAATGACCGAAGCTGAAATTTCAGACCAAGGTAAACACGGAGGTAATCTAGATTCCTTTTTGATCAAGTGTACAGATCCACCTGTTGGTAGTGCTGGTGTATAA
- a CDS encoding ankyrin repeat domain-containing protein: protein MPGYKSYIENDLQNKNNLLSLNTLEHLRKFDKIPKDYAGLCAGISCLWLICMENFWFQNNKSPKNNKLYYSKFSRDLKRKKEAMPNLSKALEQNNIDKNIMFCGLALDFNIEWFYNNISSIQSFLHYPDENLNKNEVIFIETIKALFKDINNYLYFSNIGVTYIDKLDFFIANIIDRLFLNNYLCIYINAINHAMALFAELDKSSLNTKIKLTFFDPNINNGQLNVFFNLDHIYYSLLGKNYIEKCKNNDYLTFLKKISSLVYNNLFNKSDFLKSIKDTEPISFQLFTFKSQQKDNYEFEDKNIFELNIIYTNIDELPFLLNGCVRLGNLKAFEYLLDKLRLNINLNYIFPDGYTLYHLAVLQNQISILKFLNKFNYLNPNIPLTVNSKEYAIHAAIANKKNEILKIVLKKGNIDVYSLDKSSLSPLGYCIYFNNLEALDIILAYANFDPNKIFSEMTPLHYAISRNNIECFKKILFHQKTNPNEQSLNQSFPLYIASGEGKYKFVELLLTHPKLEVNKTYLGYTSLHRAVTEDDPKMIKLLLTHPNIDANIETPNHNSALFMAVKDKKIDCITALLASNKVNVNTRDEQSFNILTYLTRERPFTEAMERAILKKLLPLQNLNPNDSCFVDGNTPLHYAVLNKDIDVVKSILKIKNINKNIKNSDNKTPKEIAIEKGYLEIAKIL from the coding sequence ATGCCTGGTTATAAAAGTTATATTGAAAATGATTTACAAAATAAAAATAATTTACTTTCGCTCAATACATTAGAACATTTAAGAAAATTTGATAAAATACCTAAAGACTATGCAGGATTATGCGCTGGAATTTCATGTCTTTGGTTAATTTGCATGGAAAACTTTTGGTTTCAAAACAATAAGTCTCCAAAAAATAATAAACTATACTACTCAAAATTTTCTCGCGACTTAAAACGAAAAAAAGAAGCAATGCCAAATTTAAGCAAAGCTCTAGAACAAAATAATATTGATAAAAATATCATGTTTTGCGGTTTAGCTTTAGATTTTAATATTGAATGGTTTTATAATAATATTTCTTCTATTCAAAGTTTTTTACACTATCCTGATGAAAATTTGAATAAAAATGAAGTTATATTTATTGAAACAATCAAAGCACTTTTCAAAGATATAAATAATTATTTATATTTTAGTAACATAGGCGTTACTTATATTGATAAATTAGATTTTTTTATTGCTAATATTATTGATCGACTTTTTCTTAATAATTATTTATGCATATATATAAACGCAATTAATCATGCAATGGCTCTTTTCGCTGAATTAGATAAAAGTTCATTAAATACCAAAATAAAACTAACTTTTTTTGATCCTAATATAAACAATGGTCAGTTAAATGTTTTTTTTAATCTTGATCATATTTACTATAGCTTACTTGGAAAAAATTATATTGAAAAATGTAAAAATAATGATTATCTTACTTTTCTAAAAAAAATCTCTTCACTCGTCTATAATAATCTATTTAATAAAAGTGATTTTTTAAAAAGCATAAAAGACACTGAACCTATTTCTTTTCAACTTTTTACTTTTAAATCTCAGCAAAAAGATAATTATGAATTTGAAGATAAAAATATCTTTGAGTTAAATATTATTTATACAAATATTGATGAACTTCCTTTTTTACTTAATGGTTGCGTACGTCTAGGAAATTTGAAAGCTTTTGAATACCTATTAGATAAACTTCGTTTAAATATCAATTTAAACTATATTTTTCCAGATGGCTATACTCTTTATCATTTAGCTGTTTTGCAAAATCAAATATCAATTTTAAAGTTTTTAAATAAATTTAACTATTTAAATCCTAATATTCCATTGACTGTAAATTCAAAAGAATATGCAATCCATGCAGCAATAGCGAACAAAAAAAATGAAATTTTGAAAATAGTATTAAAAAAAGGCAATATTGATGTTTACTCCCTAGATAAATCATCTTTATCACCTTTAGGATATTGTATATATTTTAATAATTTAGAAGCGCTAGATATTATTTTAGCTTATGCAAATTTTGATCCTAATAAAATTTTTTCTGAAATGACTCCCCTACATTATGCAATAAGTAGAAATAATATTGAATGCTTTAAAAAAATATTATTTCATCAAAAAACCAATCCTAATGAACAAAGTTTAAATCAAAGTTTTCCTTTATATATAGCCTCTGGTGAAGGAAAATATAAATTTGTAGAACTTTTGCTTACCCACCCAAAATTAGAAGTCAATAAAACATATTTAGGTTATACTTCTTTGCATAGAGCAGTTACAGAAGATGATCCAAAAATGATAAAACTTCTTTTAACTCACCCAAATATCGATGCGAATATAGAGACTCCTAATCATAACTCAGCACTTTTTATGGCTGTAAAAGATAAAAAAATTGATTGTATTACAGCTCTATTAGCTTCAAATAAAGTAAACGTCAATACCAGAGATGAACAAAGTTTCAATATTTTAACATATTTAACCAGGGAAAGGCCTTTTACCGAAGCTATGGAAAGGGCCATTCTAAAAAAATTATTGCCTCTACAAAATTTGAATCCAAATGATTCATGTTTTGTTGATGGTAACACGCCACTCCATTATGCAGTACTTAATAAAGATATTGATGTTGTAAAAAGCATTTTAAAAATAAAAAATATTAATAAAAATATAAAAAATTCAGATAATAAAACACCCAAAGAAATTGCGATAGAAAAAGGTTATTTAGAAATTGCAAAAATTCTATAG
- the tssC gene encoding type VI secretion system contractile sheath large subunit, with protein MSTACIELVQNSRMIKDESQLDYAKYIVSAFADEVVNGKFGEIVDCENLIIPLQRRIAEIDQILTDQVNEILHHPEFQKLEASWLGLHKFVCNTETGKTLKLKLLSADKNELLKDIEKALDFDQSALFKKVYEEEYGTFGGDPFSLLIGDYYFSKSPKDIALLEGISHVAAAAHAPFISSCNPNLFEMDCFTEMPNPRDLVSLFETSGFLSWNSFRNNEDSKYVTLTLPRVMQRLPYGKGYLEVDEFNFEESMNGSDHTKYLWGNPAYVLGNRITSAFTKYSWCAAIRGVEGGGLVDNLPVYTYISPAGDKEIKCPTEIIITDRREKELSDLGFIALCYRKNSNQSVFFGGQTVAKVKEYEDPVATANANIALQLPYILAASRFAHYLKVIMRDKIGSFTSLGEISIFLNNWISHYVLLNDFASQSVKASYPLREARIDVYEIPGKPGCYRSVCFLRPHYQLNELTVSIRFVSELPPPAAG; from the coding sequence ATGTCAACAGCATGTATTGAATTAGTACAAAATTCACGAATGATTAAAGACGAAAGTCAGCTTGATTATGCCAAATATATTGTTTCAGCATTCGCTGATGAAGTTGTAAATGGAAAGTTTGGCGAAATTGTTGATTGTGAAAATTTAATTATTCCATTACAAAGAAGAATTGCAGAAATAGATCAAATTTTAACTGATCAAGTCAATGAGATACTACATCATCCTGAATTCCAAAAACTAGAAGCTTCTTGGTTAGGATTACATAAATTTGTTTGTAATACTGAAACAGGTAAAACTTTAAAGCTTAAGTTATTATCAGCAGATAAAAATGAGTTACTGAAAGACATTGAAAAAGCCTTAGACTTTGATCAAAGCGCGCTTTTCAAAAAAGTTTATGAAGAAGAATATGGTACATTTGGTGGAGATCCTTTTTCTTTATTAATAGGTGATTATTATTTTAGCAAATCTCCAAAAGATATTGCCCTGCTCGAAGGAATATCACATGTTGCTGCTGCAGCGCATGCTCCATTTATTAGTTCATGTAACCCAAATCTATTTGAAATGGATTGTTTTACAGAAATGCCTAATCCAAGAGATTTGGTAAGTTTATTTGAAACATCTGGATTTCTATCATGGAATTCTTTTCGCAATAATGAAGACTCTAAATATGTAACTTTGACACTACCAAGAGTAATGCAACGGTTACCTTATGGAAAAGGATATTTAGAAGTTGATGAGTTTAATTTTGAAGAAAGTATGAATGGATCAGATCATACAAAATACTTATGGGGAAATCCTGCATATGTATTAGGTAACAGAATCACAAGTGCATTCACAAAATATAGTTGGTGTGCTGCAATTCGTGGGGTAGAAGGAGGCGGATTAGTAGATAATTTACCTGTTTATACTTATATCTCACCTGCAGGTGATAAAGAAATAAAATGCCCAACAGAAATTATTATTACAGATAGAAGAGAAAAAGAATTAAGTGATTTGGGCTTTATTGCTTTGTGCTATAGAAAAAATTCAAATCAATCTGTTTTCTTTGGCGGACAAACTGTCGCAAAAGTAAAAGAATATGAAGATCCTGTTGCTACAGCAAATGCCAATATTGCCCTCCAACTTCCTTATATTCTAGCTGCATCCAGATTTGCACATTACTTGAAAGTTATAATGCGCGATAAAATAGGTTCTTTTACAAGTCTTGGTGAAATTTCTATTTTTCTCAACAATTGGATATCTCACTATGTTTTATTAAATGATTTCGCTTCACAGAGCGTCAAAGCATCTTACCCGTTACGCGAAGCTAGAATTGATGTGTATGAAATTCCAGGAAAACCTGGTTGCTACCGCTCAGTTTGTTTCCTTAGACCACATTATCAATTGAATGAGCTTACTGTTTCAATTCGTTTTGTTTCTGAACTTCCTCCTCCAGCTGCTGGGTAA